GCCGTCGGTCACAACCATCGTCATCGGCCCCTTCAGAGGCTCGGCGGCCGAAGTCATCAGCTTGCCCGCACGCACATACAACGTCTTTGCGGGCGCATCAGCGGCATATGCGATGCCGGAGGCAAGAGTAGAGGAGAGAGCAAACATTGCAGCAGCCTGTATCTTCATCATCGTCACAGCTCCTTGGAATAAGAAACAAAATAAGTAACAAAAATTGGACTTACTTCCCCACTCCAGCGACAACCTTCCCTTTGAAGACCACAGCCTTCGTCTTTTTCACCACGGAGATATCCGTCGTCGGATCGCCATCAAGCGCCACGAAGCTGGCCTCTTTGCCCACCTCCAGCGTTCCCATATCGCTCCAGCCCGCCAGGGCCGCGCCGTTGATCGTCCCGGCGACCAGCGCCTGCTGCGGTGTTGCGCCGTACTTCACCATCGTCATCATCTCGTCAAGCACCGTGCCGCCGCCCGGCTCGTACGACATATCAGACCCCGCACACATCTGCGGAGCCATGCCATTCTTCAGCCCCAGCCTGAAGCTGGGAAAGTGCGTGCCCGCCAGGGCCTTGCCCTTGCGCACAAAGTAGTCCGGCCCGGTCTCTCCGCCCAGCACAATGCTGTCGACGATATACACCGTCGGGTCCCACCAGACGTGGTGAGCCTTCATATAGTCGACCGCCTCCTGGTTCAGTTCCGAGGCGTGCTCAATCGAGTCCACACCTGCGTGTAGCGCATCGAGGATCGCGGTCGTATTTTCGTCGTGAGCTGAGACCTTCAGATGCGCCATATGCGCCTGCTCGACGATGACCTTCATCTCCTCAGGAGACAACTGCTCCGCCGTAGGAGAATCCAGCGGAGAGCCTACACCGCCCGACGCCATGATCTTGATGACCTTCGCGCCGTACTTGATCTGTAGATGCACCGCTTTCTCCGCATCCTCGGTCGAACTGATGAAGCCCTGCAACGGCGTGTAGTAAGCATCCTGCGGAATCGTCGCCGGATACGAGAAGCTATCGCCATGCCCCGCCGGAATGGAGATAGCATGACCGGCAGGCAACACATGCGGTCCCACCACCGTGCCCTCGTCGATAGCATCGGCCAGCGCCACGTCGATGAACCCATCCGACCCCAGCACCCGCACCCCCACCACGCCGGAGGTGATCGCATACTTCATCGCCTTCTGCGCGCGCAGCGTCTGCAGCCCGTAGGAGACGTTGTTCCCCAGAGCCCTCGGCCCTGTCCAGAGGTGAATGTGCGAGTCGATGAAGCCCGGCATGACCGTGTACTTCGAAAGATCGACCTCCTCGGCCCCCTGCGGCACGGGCAGCGCGTCTCCGATCGCAGAGATCCGCCCGTCGGTCACGATCATCGTCGTCGGCCCCTTCAGCGGATCGGAGGCAGAGGTCATCAGCTTACCGGCACGTACATAAAGAGTCTTTGAGGGAGGCTCGGCGGCAAAGGCAAAGCCCGTCGTCAAGATGGCGGCAAGAGCAAGTGCAACAGCGGCGTTCCGATTCATGGACAAATCCTTAGGTATCTGCCTGTTCCAATTCAAAGAGGACAGATCCGCAAGCCGAGAAAGCACGCGGATCGGACCTGCACGACGGAAGAAAAAACTCCTCCGCGACGCATCCATCCAGACAAAGTTTTGATATGCAGAGAGCATACCTCAGAGTGGACGGCAATGAGAAAACCCGCGCCAACTACCGCGCATAGTAGCCATCCTGCGGGTCTGCACCCGCCTCCTGATCAGGTTGACATCAGGTTAAATTGGTATTAGAACCTAACCCAGAGCTTAAGCCCTACAATTTGTCTTCGTCCCCTCCGCGCGCCCGAGAACCCCTTCCAGGGGAGAACGGCTCGTCTACGCCTGCCGACGTGACCCGCCACTCTTCCCTCCAAACCAGCACAAAGATGGGAGTCTTCCCCTGCCAATGAACGTTCGTTCTGTGTTGCTTTCACGTCCTGAATCCCGCGGACGCCTCGTTGCTCTCGCCGCCATTCTGCTGCTGCCCTCCGCCGCGGCTATCGCGCAAACGCCCGCCCAGACACCCGCCGCGATCCTCGCCCGCCCCGACGTCCAGAAGGCCATGGAGGTCATCAAGGCCAGCGAGCCGCACTTCATCGACGAGCAGGTCCGCATCAGCGAGATCCCCTCTTCGCCCTTCAAGGAAGACGTCCGCGGTGCGGAACTGGCCCGCCTCTTCAAGGCCGCCGGGCTTGTAAACGTCCGCACCGACAAGGCCGGTAACGTCCTCGGCGACCGCCCCGGCACCCAGCCCAAGCCGCACCTGGTTATCGCCGCCCACCTCGACACCGTCTTCCCCCCGGGCACCGACTTCCACGTCAAGCGCACCGGCAACATCCTGGCCGGGCCCGGCATCGGCGACGACACTCGCGGCCTCGCCTGCCTGCTCGCCGTCATCCACGCCATGCAGGAGACCAAGCTCAAGACCACCGGCACCGTCACCTTCGTCGCCAACGTGGGCGAAGAGGGCCAGGGCGACCTGCGAGGCATGAAGGAGCTATTCGGCAACACCCTCAAGGACCAGATCGACTACTTCATCTCGGTCGAGCCGGGTCCCGTCGAGCGCGTCTCGAACGGAGCCGTCGGCAGCTACCGTTATAAGGTCACCGTCACCGGCCCCGGCGGCCACAGCTACGGAGCCTTCGGCCTCGCCAACCCCATCCAGGCCATCAGCCGCATGGGCGCGCACATCGATGAGATGCAGGTTCCCACCGATCCCAAGACCACCTTCAACATGGGCACCGTGGGCGGCGGCACCTCGGTCAACTCCATTCCCTTCTCGGCCTGGTTCGAGTACGACGAGCGCTCGCCCGACAGCAAAGCTCTCGACGCCGTGGACGCGCAGTTCAAGGCCGCGGTCCAGAAGGGTCTCGACGAGGCCAACGCCCGCTGGCACGACAAGGGCAAGCTCTCGGTCAAGATCGACACCATCGGCGTCCGCCCTGCCGGAACCACCCCGATCGACTCCGACATCGTGCAGATCGCCACCGGCTCCATCGCGGCGCTGGGCTACGGCAAGGCCGCCTACGGAACCAGCTCCAGCGACTCCAACATCCCCTGGCACATGGGTATTCCGGCAGTAACGCTCGGGGGCGGCGGCAAGTCCACCGGCGCCCACTCACTGGGCGAGACCGAAGACGTCACCGACTCCTACAAGGGACCACAAAACGCGCTTCTCATCATTCTGTCGATCCTCAAGTGATCCGAACCCAACCAGCCACGAAGTGAACCAATGCTTCGTGGCTTTATCCTGAACCGGCTTTCTATCCCGCACCTTTCCACGCAGCAAAATCAAACCGCAGGAGACACCATGGAACTGAAGAGCTTCAGCATCAACCGCCGCGAGTTCCTCCAGGGAGCTACCGCCACCGCCGCCGTACTGGCCGCCACCGAAGGCCGCGCCTTCGCCCAGAACCCCGATATGGCCGCCGTCGTCGCGCAGATCGCCACGCAGCACGACGCCACCGTCAAGATCCTTCAGGACTGGATCGCCCTACCCTCCATCGCCGCCGAGAACCGCAACTACCCCGAAGGCCCCGAGTACATGGCCAAGCTCGCCCGCGAGGCCGGTTTCCAGCACGTCGAGGTCGTCCCCACCGCCGGTAAGTCCGGCGTCTTCGCCACGCTGGACGCGGGCGCGCCCACATGGCTGGCCATCTACTTCATGTACGACGTCAAGCAGTTCGACCCGAAGGAGTGGTCCTCTCCTCCGCTCGAGGCCAAGCTCGTCGACAAGCCCGGCATCGGCAAGTGCATCGTCGGCCGCGGAGCCACCAACTCCAAGGGCCCTGAGACCGCCGTTCTCGCCGCCCTGCACGCCTTCAAGGCCTCCGGCAAGAAGCTGCCGGTCAACATAGTCCTTATCTGCGAGGGTGAAGAGGAGATCGCCTCGCCCAACTTCCACGAGATCGTCTTCAAGTCCGAGGTCGAGGCCGCGCTCAAGAAGTGCGTCGGCGTCATGATCCCACTCGGCAGCCAGTCTCTCGACGGCTCGGTCGAGATCAATCTCGGAGCCAAGGGCGTGGCCGAGCTGGAGCTGGTCTCGAGCGGCGAGAAGTGGGGCCGCGGTCCCAAGCACGACGTCCACTCCAGTCTCGAAGCGCAGGTGGACAGCCCCGTCTGGCACCTCATCCAGGCTCTCAACACCCTCGTCAAACCCGACGGCCACACCCCTGCCGTCGAGGGCTTCCTCGACAAGGTCCGCCCCCTGAGCGCGACCGAGAAGAAGATCATCGAGGATGCCATCCCCCGCCGCAGCGAGGAGGGCAGCAAGAAGGCCCTCGGCGTCGAGCACTGGTTCAACGACGAGTCCTGGCACGACTCGCTCTACCGCCTGGTCGGCCAGCCCACCATCAACATCGAAGGCCTGGTCGCGGGCTACACCGGACCCGGCGGCAAGACCATCCTGCCCCACCGCGCCGTCGCCAAGATCGACATGCGCCTGGTCCCCGACATGACCGCCAAGGGCACCGTCGAGCTGCTCAAGGCCCACCTCGCCAAGCACGGCTTCGGCGACATCGAGGTCAACATGTCCGGCGGCTACGACCCCACCGAGACCGACCCCAACTCCAAGCTGGTCAAGGCCCAGATCGCCGCCTACCGCAAGGCGGGCATCGACCCGCTGGTCTGGCCGCGTCTGGCTGGCTCGTGGCCCGGCGTCACCTTCACCGGAGCGCCGCTCCACCTCGCCGCCGGTCAGTTCGGCCTGGGCCACGGCGACGGAGCCCACGCCCCGGACGAGTACTGGGTCATCGACTCGGCCAACCCCAAGGTCGCGGGCATGGACGGAGCCGTAAAATCCTACGTCGAGTTCTTCTACTCGTTAGCCTAAAATCACAACAACCACGGGCCCCATTCAGCATCGTCATCGCTGAATGGGGTCTTTGTGAAGCAAAGTCTTCTTCAACCTGCTGCCTCCCCCAAAGGACTCCATGCGCAAACTCACCGCCGCCCTCACGCTCCTTTCGACCACCGCCTTCGCCCAGGCTCCTGTGGCCCCAACCGCGCCGCTTCGCGGCTACACGCCCGAGCACTCCACGCAGGAACTTTCCTGGGAGCAGAAGTACCGCGCCATCCCCGACGCCGCCCGCGTCCGCGAGAACATGCGCCGCCTCTCCGCGCGTCCGCACCACGTCGGCTCGCCCTATGACAAGGACAATGCCGAGTGGATCCTCGCCCAGCTCAAGAGCTACGGCCTCGACGCCAAGATCGAGGAGTTCACGACTCTCTTTCCCACTCCAAAATCGCGTCACCTTGAGCTTCTCGGCCCCACCAAGTTTGTAGCCAAGCTGGACGAGCCGGTCCTCTCCATCGACCCAACAACCAACCAGAAAGCCGAGCAGCTCCCCACCTACAACGCCTACTCCGCCGACGGCGACGTCACCGCTCCGCTCGTCTACGTCAACTACGGCGCGCCCTCCGACTACGAGGAGCTGGAGCGCATGGGCGTCTCGGTCAAGGGAGCCATCGTGCTGGCCCGCTACGGCCAGACCTGGCGCGGCATCAAACCCAAGCTAGCCGCCCAGCACGGCGCAGTCGGCTGCCTCATCTTCTCCGACCCCCAGCAGGACGGCTACGGGCAGGGCGGCACCTTCCCCGACGGCCCCATGCGGCCAGCCGACGGCGCCCAGCGCGGCTCGGTCCTCGATCTCCCCGTGCAGCCCGGTGATCCCCAGTCGCCCAACGTCGGAGCGACTGCCAGCACCAAGCTCCTCCCGCTTGACCAGGTCACCTCAATGATGAAGATCCCGGTCATGCCCATCTCCTACGCCGACGCGACGCCGCTCCTCAAGGCCCTCGGCGGCCAGGTCGTCCCGGCCTCCTGGCGCGGCGGCCTGCCCATCACCTACCGCTCCGGCCCCAGCGAGGTCAAGGCCCACTTCTCGCTCGCCTTCAACTGGGACCGCAAGCCCCTCTACGACGTCGTGGCCACGATCCCCGGCGCGACCTATCCCGACCAGTGGGTCGTGCGCGGCAACCACCACGACGCCTGGGTCAACGGAGCGGAAGACCCGCTGAGCGGAGCCAGCGCCGAGCTGGAAGAGGCGCGCGGTCTGGGCGAGCTGCTCAAGCAGGGCTGGAAGCCCGCCCGCACCATCATCTACACCTGGTGGGACGGCGAAGAGCCGGGCCTCCTCGGTTCGACCGAGTGGGTCGAAGCCCACGCCGATGAGCTGAAGCAGCACGCCGTCGCCTACTTCAACTCCGACGGCAACAGCCGCGGCTTCTTCCGCGCCGAGGGCACGCACTCGCTCGAGGCCTTCATCGACGGCGTCACCAAGGACATCGAAGACCCCGAAACCAAAATGTCCGTCTGGAAGCGCGCCCGTCTCGCCTCCACTGCCCGCGCCACACCGGAGCTTCGCGCCGCGCTACGTGGCCACGGCGACACCGCCATCCCCGCTCTCGGCTCCGGCTCCGACTACACCGCCTTCATCGACCACCTCGGCATCGCCAGCCTCAACATCGGCTTCGGCGGTGAAGACGTGGGCGGCGGCCAGTACCACTCCATCTACGACGACTTTTACTGGTATTCGCACTTCATGGATACCGACTTCGTCTACGGCCGCGCGCTCGCCCAGACGGCCGGAATCATGTCCATCCGCATGGCCGACGCCGACGTCGTCCCCTACCAGTTCAACGACTTCGCCGACACCATCCACACCTACGTCTCCGAGGTAAAGAAGCTGGCCGACACCATCCGCACCGCCACCCGCGAGCGCAACGCCGACATCGCCGACGGCGTCTACAAGGCCCTCTACGATCCCAAGAAGACGATGGTGCCGCCGTCTGTCGAGAAGGTTGCGCCCTACCTGAACTTCGCCCCGCTCGACCAGGCATCCGACGACCTGACCGCCGCCGCAGCAGCCTACGAGAAGGCCTTCATGGCTCATCCCAACCCGTCCGTTAACACGCAGCTCATGCAGTCCGACCGCGTCCTCATCGACCCGGCTGGCCTGCCCAACCGCCCCTGGTTCCAGAACATGATCTACGCGCCCGGCTTCTACACCGGCTACGGCGTCAAAACACTGCCCATGGTCCGCGAGGCCATCGAGCAGAAGGACTGGGACTCCGTCGATAACGCCATCACCCGTACCGCCGCAGCGGTCGAGCGTGAGGTCGCGGTCCTCAAGGCCGCCACCCAGGCACTCGGCAACTAAGCAACAACGGAAGCACGAAAACCCCATGTCTCGACTCAGAGGCATGGGGTTTTTCATTATGCACACCTTACAACCGCTTCCCGAGTTATTCTGAAGTCACATCCCCACAACTCAGTTCCATTGGTTACTTCCTAAGGAGTGCTCCATGAACGCAAGACACCTCTCTCTCGGCCTGCTCGCAGCGATCGCCGTTCAGGCGACAGCACAGGCCCCGGCTACTGCACCAGTCGACCCCATCAAGCAGCAGATCCTCAAAGAGGTCCAGGGCAACGCCAAGCTCGTACAGGTCATGAACGACACCATCTTCAGCTTCGGCGAGCTGGGCTTCCAGGAGTTCGAGACCTCCAAGTACCTCGTCGACATCCTCGAGAAGAACGGCTTCACCGTGGAAAAAGGCATCGCGGGCATCCCCACCGCCTTCATGGCCACATGGACCAACGGCACCGGCGGCCCCACCATCGCTCTCGGCTCGGATATCGACTGCATCCCCCAGGCCTCGCAGAAGCCCGGCGTCGCCTACCACGACCCCATCATCCCCGGCGCTCCCGGCCACGGCGAAGGCCACAACTCCGGCAACGTGGTCAACATCGTCGGCGCTCTCGCGGTCAAAGACGTCATGATTAAGAACCACATCCCGGGCACCATCAAGATCTGGCCCGGCGTAGCCGAAGAGCTGGTCGGCACCAAGGCTTACTACGTCCGCGACGGCTACTTCAAGGGCGTCGATGACGTCCTCTTCTCGCACGTCGGCGACAACCTGGGCACCTCTTACGGCGGCTTCACCAACAACGGCCTCGTCTCCATCCAGTACAACTTCCACGGCGAGTCCGCCCACGCCGCCGGTGCTCCCTGGCGCGGCCGCTCCGCCGTCGATGCCGTCGAACTGATGGACGTGGGCTGGAACTTCCGCCGCGAGCACCTGCGCCTGCAACAGCGTTCGCACTACGTCATCACCAACGGCGGCGACCAGCCCAACGTCGTCCCCCAGACCGCTTCCGTCTGGTACTACTTCCGCGAGGCCGACTACGAACACATCAAGGGCCTCTGGGACGCCGGTAACGACATGGCCAAGGGAGCGGCGCTCATGACCAAGACCACCTGGGATTCGACCCTGCTGGGCACCGCCTGGCCGGGCCACTTCAACAAGGCCATCGCCGAGGACTCCACCGCCAATGCCAAGCTGGTCGGCCTGCCCAAGTGGTCGGACGACGACCAGACGCTGGCCAAGGCTATCCAAAAGGAGCTGAAGGTTCCCGAGAAGGGCCTGGCCGTGAAGCTCGACGAGCTGAAGCCCGCAGCCGATCCTGAGAAGTTCTACGGCGGCGGTTCGGACGATATTGGTGACATTAGCTGGGCCGTGCCGACCATCGTACTGCGTTATCCGGCCAACATCCCCAACATGCCCGGCCACAACTGGGCCAACGCCATCGCCATGGCCACGCCTATCGCGCACAAGGGCGTGCTGGCCGGAGCCGAGGTGCAGGCGCTCAACCTCTACGACCTGATGACCAAGCCGGAGCTGCGCAAAGCGGCTAAGGAGTACTACGACAACGTCCAGACTAAGGACGTGAAGTACATCCCCTTCGTCCGCGCCACGGACAAACCGGCCATCTGGCTCAACAAGGCCACGATGGACAAGTACCGGCCCGAGATGAAGAAGTACTACTACGACTCGACCAAGTACTCCACGTACCTCGAGCAGCTCGGCATCAAGTACCCCACGGTCCGCGACGCCAACACTCCGGCCGCTCCGGCAGCCGCCACCAGCGAGGACGAGGACGACAGCGGCAGCTCGATCCGCTAACGTCCGCAACAACCACCAAAGAGGAGATGCCCACAAGGCACCTCCTCTTTTTTGCTTTTGCCCGTTCTTTTGGTTGTCATTCAGGAGCGAAGCGGAGGAATCTGCTTCTGTCTTTGCTGTTGCCGTTGCTTCTGAGGTAGGTCCGGGCTTTAGCCCGGACATTAAAACTCGCCCCAGACGCGGGCTTTAGCCCCCGGGGTATGCTTTCTTCACTCGGCCACAGAAGCAACAGCAAAAGCGCCCTAACGCCGGGCGGGCGGCACTTCGTGCTGTTCTCAACGCTACGCGTAAAGACAAAAAGGGGAGACGCTCAAAGAGCGTCTCCCCTTCTTACAACCAACAACCTACTTCAGTTCCACAGGAGTCGCCGGACCATACAGCAATCCATTGAACAGGAACTTGAAGGTGGAATGCGGCTGGCCACGGAACGTAATCTCCGGTCCAAACAGCAGCACCTTCCCCTTCCCGACGTTCGCCTGAGCCACAGCCACAGTATTGTTCAGATACTGCTGACCCCACGCCCAGCCGCTATCCAGCAGATCGCCGCCGCCGTACCACGCAATCGTCTTCACACCCTTCTTCGGAGCATCCGGATTCAGCCGAAACGCCGGGCTGCGATCGAAGAAGACATCCACCTTATCCGGCATACCATAGCCAACCGGGCTGTCCGTATCCACCTGCGTCCGCAGCAGCGTACCGGGGATGTAGAACTTCTCGCCCGAGAGGTTCATGGGCTTACCCTTGACGATCTCCGTCTCGGCGCTCGAGATCGGCAGCTTCAGGTAGTCGTAGATACCGGCGCTCGAGCTTCCAATCGCCAGAATTGTACCACCCTCCTCCACAAACTTCTGGAGCTGAGGAACAGTCTTCTCGCGGGTGATGTGACCGAGCCACGGCCGGAACTCAGCCGGGATCGACTCCGCAGCAGGCTGCGTGTTGCGGTTGTTCGCCAGGCTGTCGCGCCCCGGCAGCGAGATAGCGCCATCGGAGAAGACGATGTCGTCATACTTCGCCTTCAAGTCGCCCGCGTCCAGAACCTGCGGGTGGATAACCTCGAACGGGAACTCGAACTGCTCCATCAGCCAGCGTATCCAGCCCGAGGGCATCAACCCGCCGTACTGGTCGTACAGGCCGATCTTCTCCTGGTGCAATTGCAGAGCCTCACCCGTGGGCCGCGTGGTAACCGCGGTCGCATTGACGCCAAGCTCCTTGGCGGAGGTCTCAAGGATCTTCTGCGCCTCAGCCGTGTACGGAATCCAGAGAGTGCCGGTGCTGGTGCTCTTGACCGGAACCGTGACCGAGGGGCTCAGCCAGTAGACCTTCTGGTTGGCCTTCAGGAGCCGGTTGGTCAGCGTAAACGCATCGTTGTAGGAGTGGCTCACGAGATATCCAGCGGGCTTGGCCGGTCCGGTGATGACGCCCGGAATCGGCTGCGCCAGATCGGTCGTGATCTTGGCGAACGGCCCCGAGAAGCCGTCCAGCTCACGGTCGAACTGCACGCCCATCTGGAAGGCAAGCGTCCAGCCGGTAGCGTCGTACGGACGGACCGGCGGGCCACCCGGATAAGCAAAGTCGTTCGGGTGATCCTGCGGCTCGAAGAGATCGAGCACGTGCGGACGATAGGCCTGGTTGCACATCACCACGTAGGAACCCTTCGGGTAGCTCTTGCCCGCGACGGTGAAATCAGAGGTCGCCTGTTCGATCTCGACACCGCTCTTCATCAGCGCGTTGACGAACTTGGTCGCCGTGGGGAAGTCGGGCTGATCGGCCGGGATGATGAAGCCACGCGGATCGCGCTTGGCCGGATCATGCAGGATGGTGTTGTAAAGATCGGGCGGAGCGACTATCGCCTCCTCGAAAGGGTTATCCGAGCGGCGGGCCGAGGCAGGCTTGGCCTTGTCGGCAGCCTCATTCAGCGCGGTAATCCGCTTCGGCGTCACAGTCCACGAGTCCTGGTTGCCACGCTCGATGGAGTTCTTGCCCATCCGGTAGGTGTCATAGAGCAGGTGTGCCTTCTCGCGCGAGGCGTAGTCGAGCACAGCCCAGTTATTAGTCTGCTCGTAGTCGATGGACTGGCGATAATGCCAGATCTGTGGCTTCACCGGGAAGGGCAGATCGTTGGTCGGCAGTTGGCGCGTGGGCACTAGAGGAAGCTGCATCGGCGTGGGGCTGCCGATGATCTCGGTCAGCAGACCGGTCATGTTGTGGAAGTAGGTGACCGTGCGCAGTCCGCCGTTGTACCAGGTGGAGTAATTGGCCGCGCTGCGCATACCCGAACCCGGCTTGTTCTCCTCGATCAGGCGCTCGTGCATAGCCGCACCGACCGCCTCGATCTTCATCACGATCAGCGGATCGAAGTGGTAGTTGAATGGATCGCGGAAGGGCGGCATGAAGATGACCGCGCCTTCGGGACCGGTCTGATGGTGGTTGTACATGATCTGCGGATACCACGTCCGGAAGAGAATCCGGCTGATGTTGATGGTCTCCGGCATGTTGTTCATGTAGAAGTCACGGTTGTCGTCGTGGCCCACGTACTTGTGCCACAGGCGCGGCGTACCGGCGTCGTTGCGGCCGTTCATGGCGCGCTTCTCGGGCACAGGCTCGCGCATGTACCAGTCGGCGACGAGGTCCATACCGTCGGGATTGTCGAGCACGCAGAGTACGATATCGTCGTTCAGGATGCGCAGCGTCTCCGGGTCGGTCTTGCTATTGAGGCCGTAGACGGTCTCAACGATCTGCTGCGAGCCGACGGTCTCACCGGCGTGCAGTCCGCCGTCGATCCAGATGACGGCCTTGCCCTCCTCCGAGAGCTTATGCGCCTCTTCGTCGGTCAGGTTTTCGGCCCGCGCCAGCTTCTCGGAGATCTCACGATAGTGATCCAGCTTGGCGATATTCTCGGGCGACGAGATGATAGCCATCAACTGACGGCGGCCCTCCGCAGTCGGCCCGATATCCACCAGCTTCATGCGGTCCGACTCCTTGGCCAGCGTCTGCCAGTACTTGGTCAGTTGCACGTAGTTGGCCATGTGATAGTCGTCGCCGATGTTGAACCCAATCGACTCTTTGGGCGTCGTGATCTTGCGCGGCGCATCGGTCTGCGCGACGCTCGCTTGCACGGCGGCCAGGGCCAGTCCTGCCAGGGGCAAAAGCATCCTATGCTTCTTCATTCCGGGGTAGCTCCTTCACAACGAGTTAAGAAAACGAGTTAGAAAAAGTAAGTCGTGGGAAACAATAAGTGCTTGTTACTTGACCTCGTGATCCGGATGCAGGTACTTGGCCAAAAACAAGTAGATCTCGTGGCGCGATTCGAGCGCCAGCGGCGAGTCCATGCGATTGAAGTAGTGACCTCCCGGCGCATTCTCGTAGATCTTGTAATCGAACTTCTTCCCCTCGGCCTTGAACGCCTGAATCAGGTGCTCCACCTCAAGGAAGTTCACGTCCTCATCGTTGGTATTGGTATGCACCAGCAACGGAGTGTCTAACTCCTTCACATGGTTCACCGGCGAACGCTTGCGGTATTCCTGAATGTCGTCGTGCACCGACTCGCCCAGGTGATATGGGGCTGAGTAGATCTGGCGATAGGCCTCGGTCTCATAGCCCATGCGCGCCACCAGGTCGCTCACCGGCACACCCGCATAAGCCACCGCATAGTCATGCGGATGCGCGAAGATGTTCATCAGCGTAATCAGGCCGCCGTGGCTCCAGCCCACGATGCCCACACGCTTCGGATCGAGGAAGCTATAGCGGTCGAGCATCCACTTCATGCCCAGGTACACATCATCGACCTCGCGGCCACCGTAGTCGATGTCCTCATAGTAGCCCTGGCCGTAGCCGGTGCTGCCGCGATAGTCCGTCGCCACAATGGTGTATCCCTGCTGCAGCAACTCGCGGATCTGGTGCGCGTCGATCGTGGTGTCGAGGCTCTGGTGCACGCCCTGATGAACATAGACGATCAGCGGCTGCTTCTTCGACCGGTCCAGATTCTTCGGGATAAACGTGTACACATGAATGATGAGCGGGTTAGTCGCTCCGGGCTGCTTCGGGTGCAGGGGATGCGCCGGGGGCAGGCCGCCGTACTCACTCTTGTCGATCTCGGCGATATCGCCGACCTTCTGATACCAGAGCAGGTCGTCGATTCTCTTAAGCACCTGGTCCTGTCCGGCGTTCGCCCCCCGCTCCACAGGAGCAGGCGCAGCAGCCGCAGCTCCACGAGCCGGCCCCGCATTCTGAGCCGACGCTTGAAATCCGGCTGCGAACAAAAGACTGGAAGCAAGAAGGAGAGGGAGGAAAACCCTGGGCTTGCGTGAAACGCAGATCCTACGTTCCCCAGAAGTTGGGATGAACATGATTCGATATGCTCCTTGAGGGCCCTGATTGTAAGTCGATTGAGACTCCAACTATACGTCATTCGTGATTTCAGAAACAGGCTAAATCGCTACATGCGGACGATTAGCGTACAACCCGTCGCCTTTCAGCACCTTCTACAAAAAGCTCTGCCCCACACCTGCTTCTATCTCGCCGTGGATGCAGTACTTTCGCGTACTATCAAAATCAAATCACCTACATCCCTGAGGTAAGCAAACCTATGGAACAGATAAGTCGACGCCAGTTCATGTATCTGGGCACGGCTCTCGGTGCAGTCTCCGCCTTGGATCATGGCAGCACGCTCGCGTGGGCAGCCGATACGCCCGACCAGCTCGTCACTCTCAGTCTCGCCCAGGCATCGCGCCGCCTGCACGCGCGCGAAATTACCTCCGTTGAACTAACTCGCGCCTACCTGGACCGTATCGCCGTCTATAACCCCAAGCTCAACGCCTTCATCACCGTTATGCACGAAGAGGCGCTGGCCCAGGCCGAGTTACTCGACAAAGAAGCCAAGGCCGGTCACTTCCGCGG
This is a stretch of genomic DNA from Granulicella sp. WH15. It encodes these proteins:
- a CDS encoding M14 family metallopeptidase, with the translated sequence MKKHRMLLPLAGLALAAVQASVAQTDAPRKITTPKESIGFNIGDDYHMANYVQLTKYWQTLAKESDRMKLVDIGPTAEGRRQLMAIISSPENIAKLDHYREISEKLARAENLTDEEAHKLSEEGKAVIWIDGGLHAGETVGSQQIVETVYGLNSKTDPETLRILNDDIVLCVLDNPDGMDLVADWYMREPVPEKRAMNGRNDAGTPRLWHKYVGHDDNRDFYMNNMPETINISRILFRTWYPQIMYNHHQTGPEGAVIFMPPFRDPFNYHFDPLIVMKIEAVGAAMHERLIEENKPGSGMRSAANYSTWYNGGLRTVTYFHNMTGLLTEIIGSPTPMQLPLVPTRQLPTNDLPFPVKPQIWHYRQSIDYEQTNNWAVLDYASREKAHLLYDTYRMGKNSIERGNQDSWTVTPKRITALNEAADKAKPASARRSDNPFEEAIVAPPDLYNTILHDPAKRDPRGFIIPADQPDFPTATKFVNALMKSGVEIEQATSDFTVAGKSYPKGSYVVMCNQAYRPHVLDLFEPQDHPNDFAYPGGPPVRPYDATGWTLAFQMGVQFDRELDGFSGPFAKITTDLAQPIPGVITGPAKPAGYLVSHSYNDAFTLTNRLLKANQKVYWLSPSVTVPVKSTSTGTLWIPYTAEAQKILETSAKELGVNATAVTTRPTGEALQLHQEKIGLYDQYGGLMPSGWIRWLMEQFEFPFEVIHPQVLDAGDLKAKYDDIVFSDGAISLPGRDSLANNRNTQPAAESIPAEFRPWLGHITREKTVPQLQKFVEEGGTILAIGSSSAGIYDYLKLPISSAETEIVKGKPMNLSGEKFYIPGTLLRTQVDTDSPVGYGMPDKVDVFFDRSPAFRLNPDAPKKGVKTIAWYGGGDLLDSGWAWGQQYLNNTVAVAQANVGKGKVLLFGPEITFRGQPHSTFKFLFNGLLYGPATPVELK
- a CDS encoding alpha/beta fold hydrolase → MLKRIDDLLWYQKVGDIAEIDKSEYGGLPPAHPLHPKQPGATNPLIIHVYTFIPKNLDRSKKQPLIVYVHQGVHQSLDTTIDAHQIRELLQQGYTIVATDYRGSTGYGQGYYEDIDYGGREVDDVYLGMKWMLDRYSFLDPKRVGIVGWSHGGLITLMNIFAHPHDYAVAYAGVPVSDLVARMGYETEAYRQIYSAPYHLGESVHDDIQEYRKRSPVNHVKELDTPLLVHTNTNDEDVNFLEVEHLIQAFKAEGKKFDYKIYENAPGGHYFNRMDSPLALESRHEIYLFLAKYLHPDHEVK